A genomic stretch from Solanum stenotomum isolate F172 chromosome 8, ASM1918654v1, whole genome shotgun sequence includes:
- the LOC125873819 gene encoding uncharacterized protein LOC125873819 codes for MKKTLGSKMKIEIPLGKGRPTKPDQSAKLSNELGIIARNFLFLPNKWKELTREDKDAALIRCHERFEINLDEHYVKDSCQDILKNRSRQWRYKLKQLFESAHSEEEARKIEKRCDINKVNRTKLKSNHFMGSKAFVAARAEMGYVKGLGYGPKLNTTRATQRRTVELEDSLKKAKQEAASVQHDLQKRLNAAETEVENQQSQILDQQSQIQDQQSQIKALNSQLDTVVARQEDMFRKIQLFAHSSPSSAPSEG; via the exons atgaagaagacttTGGGAAGCAAGATGAAAATAGAAATTCCACTGGGCAAAGGAAGGCCAACTAAACCAGATCAATCAGCAAAACTATCCAATGAGTTAGGGATAATTGCTCGAAACTTTCTATTTCTTCCAAACAAGTGGAAGGAACTCACAAGAGAGGACAAAGATGCAGCACTAATTAGATGTCAC gAGAGGTTTGAGATTAATTTGGATGAGCATTACGTGAAAGATAGTTGCCAGGATATTCTGAAAAATAGAAGCAGGCAGTGGCGTTACAAGTTAAAACAACTATTCGAAAGTGCACACTCCGAGGAAGAAGCTCGTAAAATTGAA aaacGATGCGACATAAACAAGGTCAATAGAACTAAGCTTAAATCTAATCATTTCATGGGGTCAAAAGCGTTTGTAGCGGCTCGTGCTGAAATG GGATATGTAAAAGGCCTTGGTTATGGTCCAAAACTTAATACTACAAGAGCTACACAAAGGAGAACGGTAGAGTTAGAAGACTCTCTCAAAAAGGCGAAACAAGAAGCTGCTAGTGTCCAACATGACTTACAGAAACGATTAAATGCAGCTGAAACTGAGGTAGAAAACCAACAGTCGCAGATACTAGACCAGCAATCTCAGATTCAAGACCAACAGTCACAAATAAAAGCATTAAATTCTCAGTTGGACACTGTAGTAGCACGCCAAGAAGACATGTTTAGGAAGATACAACTCTTTGCTCACTCATCGCCATCAAG CGCTCCATCAGAAGGCTGA